From a single Solanum dulcamara chromosome 4, daSolDulc1.2, whole genome shotgun sequence genomic region:
- the LOC129887479 gene encoding uncharacterized protein LOC129887479, which translates to MAAEQAQLAAILGPDSAPFETLISHLMSASNEQRSQAESIFNLIKQNDPNSLALKLANILTSSPHHEARAMSTILLRKLLTRDDSFIWPRLTESTQSGIKSVLLASIQREESKSIIKKICDTISELASSILPENKWPELLPFMFQCVTSDIPKLQESAFLIFALLAQYVGEMLVPYIKDLHSVFMQTLNNSPNPDVRIAGLSAVINFIQCLSSSNDRDRFQDLLPAMMKTLTEALNSGQEATAQEALELLIELAGTEPRFLRRQLVDVVGAMLQIAEAESLEEGTRHLAIEFVITLAEARERAPGMMRKLPQFISRLFAILMKMLLDIDDEPDWHSAEVEHEDAGETSNYSVGQECLDRLSIALGGSTIVPVASEQLPPYLAAPEWQKHHAALIALAQIAEGCTKVMIKNLEQVVNMVLSCFQDPHPRVRWAAINAIGQLSTDLGPDLQVQYHSRVLPALATAMDDFQNPRVQAHAASAVLNFSENCTPEILTPYLDGIVSKLLVLLQNGKQMVQEGALTALASVADSSQEHFQKYYDAVMPYLKTILVSANDKSNRMLRAKAMECISLVGMAVGKDKFRDDAKQVMEVLMSLQGSQMETDDPTTSYMLQAWARLCKCLGQDFLPYMSVVMPPLLQSAQLKPDVTISSADSDNELDDSDDDSMETITLGDKRIGIKTSVLEEKATACNMLCCYADELKEGFYPWIDQVAPTLVPLLKFYFHEEVRKAAVSAMPELLRSAKLAVEKGIAQGRNETYVKQLSDYIIPALVEALHKEPDTEICASMLDALNECVQISGPLLDEGQVRSIVDEIKQVITASSSRKRERAERAKAEDFDAEESELLKEENEQEEEVFDQVGEILGTLIKTFKAAFLPFFDELSSYLMPMWGKDKTAEERRIAICIFDDIAEQCREAALKYYDTYLPFLLEACNDESPDVRQAAVYGLGVCAEYGGSVFKPLVGEALSRLNIVIRHPNALQPENVMAYDNAVSALGKICQFHRDSIDSAQVVPAWLNCLPIKGDLIEAKVVHDQLCSMVERSDGELLGPNNQYLPKIVSVFAEVLCTGKDLATEQTASRMINLLRQLQQTLPPATLASTWSSLQPQQQIALQSILSS; encoded by the exons ATGGCTGCCGAGCAAGCTCAACTGGCTGCAATCCTCGGACCTGATTCAGCACCATTCGAAACCCTAATTTCCCATCTCATGTCTGCTTCCAACGAACAACGATCTCAGGCCGAGTCAATCTTCAATCTCATCAAGCAAAACGATCCCAATTCACTCGCTCTCAAGCTCGCCAATATTCTCACCTCTTCACCTCACCACGAAGCCCGTGCCATGTCCACAATCCTCCTCAGAAAGTTGCTCACCAGAGATGACTCATTCATCTGGCCGCGCCTCACCGAGTCTACTCAGTCCGGTATCAAATCAGTGCTTCTCGCATCTATTCAACGTGAAGAATCAAAATCCATCATCAAGAAGATTTGCGACACCATTTCCGAACTTGCTTCTTCAATTCTCCCCGAAAACAAATGGCCTGAGTTGTTACCGTTTATGTTTCAGTGTGTTACTTCAGACATACCTAAGTTACAAGAATCTGCCTTCTTGATCTTCGCTTTATTAGCTCAATATGTAGGGGAGATGTTAGTTCCTTACATTAAGGACTTGCATTCAGTGTTTATGCAGACATTGAATAACTCGCCCAATCCTGATGTGAGGATTGCTGGTTTAAGTGCTGTGATTAATTTTATTCAGTGTTTATCAAGCTCAAATGACAGGGATAGGTTTCAGGATCTATTGCCTGCAATGATGAAGACCTTGACCGAGGCATTGAATAGTGGACAAGAGGCGACCGCACAAGAAGCTTTGGAACTGTTGATTGAATTGGCGGGTACTGAGCCTAGGTTTTTGAGGAGGCAGCTTGTTGATGTGGTGGGTGCAATGTTGCAAATAGCTGAGGCCGAGAGTTTAGAAGAAGGAACGAGACATTTGGCTATTGAATTTGTTATTACATTGGCCGAGGCTAGGGAAAGGGCTCCTGGAATGATGAGGAAACTGCCGCAGTTTATCAGTAGGTTGTTTGCCATTTTGATGAAAATGTTGCTGGATATTGATGACGAACCTGATTGGCATAGTGCTGAAGTTGAGCACGAGGATGCAGGGGAAACAAGTAACTACAGTGTTGGCCAGGAGTGTTTGGATCGTTTGTCCATTGCATTGGGTGGTAGTACAATTGTTCCTGTTGCGTCAGAGCAGTTGCCTCCTTACTTGGCGGCTCCCGAATGGCAAAAGCACCATGCTGCGCTCATTGCGCTTGCTCAGATTGCTGAAGGCTGCACAAAG GTAATGATTAAGAATTTGGAGCAAGTCGTAAACATGGTTTTGAGCTGTTTCCAAGATCCTCATCCTCGAGTGAGATGGGCAGCTATCAACGCAATTGGCCAGTTGTCTACTGACTTGGGGCCAGATTTGCAAGTACAATACCACAGCAGAGTACTGCCAGCATTGGCAACAGCTATGGATGATTTCCAAAATCCACGAGTACAG GCACATGCTGCGTCAGCTGTCCTCAACTTCAGTGAGAACTGCACACCAGAAATTTTGACACCTTATTTAGATGGAATAGTTAGCAAACTACTTGTTCTTCTACAG AACGGAAAACAAATGGTGCAAGAAGGAGCATTAACTGCTTTGGCTTCAGTGGCTGATTCATCACAG GAGCACTTCCAGAAGTACTATGACGCTGTAATGCCATATTTGAAAACCATCCTGGTAAGTGCGAATGATAAATCTAATCGTATGCTTCGAGCCAAAGCCATGGAGTGCATAAGCTTGGTTGGGATGGCTGTTGGAAAAGACAAATTCAGAGACGATGCTAAGCAG GTTATGGAAGTGCTTATGTCACTACAAGGATCACAAATGGAGACGGACGACCCTACTACTAGTTATATGTTGCAG GCATGGGCCAGGCTTTGCAAGTGCTTGGGACAGGATTTCCTGCCTTACATGAGTGTAGTCATGCCTCCTTTACTTCAGTCTGCTCAACTAAAGCCTGATGTGACCATATCATCGGCAGACTCAGACAATGAACTTGATGACTCAGATGATGATAG TATGGAGACCATTACTCTCGGGGATAAAAGGATAGGCATCAAAACAAGTGTCTTAGAAGAGAAGGCCACAGCTTGTAATATGCTATGCTGCTATGCTGATGAACTGAAGGAAGGTTTCTACCCATGGATTGATCAG GTTGCTCCGACGTTAGTTCCACTTCTCAAATTCTATTTCCACGAGGAAGTCAGGAAAGCGGCGGTGTCAG CAATGCCGGAGCTGTTACGTTCTGCTAAACTGGCTGTAGAGAAAGGGATTGCTCAGGGCCGAAATGAGACTTATGTCAAGCAATTATCAGACTACATAATTCCAGCTTTGGTTGAAGCATTGCATAAG GAGCCTGATACAGAAATCTGTGCAAGTATGTTGGATGCATTGAATGAGTGTGTTCAG ATCTCTGGACCACTCCTGGATGAAGGTCAGGTCCGAAGTATTGTGGACGAGATAAAACAGGTTATCACAGCCAGTTCAAGTAGAAAACGAGAACGTGCAGAGAGGGCTAAAGCTGAAGACTTCGATGCCGAGGAAAGTGAGTTGCTCAAGGAGGAAAATGAGCAAGAAGAAGAAGTTTTTGACCAA GTTGGTGAAATATTGGGCACATTGATCAAGACGTTCAAGGCAGCCTTCTTgcctttctttgatgaactgtcaTCATATCTAATGCCTATGTGG GGCAAGGATAAAACAGCTGAAGAAAGGAGAATTGCAATTTGTATTTTTGATGACATTGCTGAGCAGTGCCGTGAAGCAGCTCTAAA GTATTATGACACCTATCTGCCTTTCCTTTTGGAAGCATGCAATGATGAAAGCCCAGACGTCCGTCAG GCTGCTGTTTATGGACTTGGAGTATGTGCAGAATATGGGGGTTCTGTTTTCAAACCTCTTGTTGGAG AGGCTCTTTCAAGGCTCAACATAGTTATAAGGCATCCCAATGCTCTTCAACCTGAGAATGTAATGGCATATGATAATGCTGTTTCAGCACTGGGGAAGATATGTCAGTTTCATCGCGACAGTATTGACTCAGCCCAG GTTGTTCCTGCTTGGTTGAATTGCCTGCCGATAAAAGGTGACCTGATCGAGGCCAAGGTTGTTCATGACCAACTCTGTTCAATGGTTGAAag GTCAGATGGAGAACTTCTGGGTCCTAACAATCAGTACCTTCCAAAAATAGTATCAGTTTTTGCTGAG GTTCTATGTACTGGTAAGGACCTTGCTACCGAGCAAACCGCCAGTCGGATGATTAATCTGTTGAGGCAGCTTCAGCAAACATTACCACCAGCCACCCTGGCCTCAACATGGTCTTCCTTGCAGCCTCAGCAGCAGATAGCATTGCAATCCATTCTATCATCTTAG